Proteins found in one Brachyspira murdochii DSM 12563 genomic segment:
- a CDS encoding GGDEF domain-containing response regulator gives MNENILVVEHRTDLLDRFVDILRARHYNPIATKSRSQAVNISNESTLDLILLDADIGDSQGLQLLDTFKNQDSTKGTPIILLSTPYRKMEFIEEALNLGIDGLIFIPFDEMELIVRVNSCLKYRRLYLEHQKLIKQADYLQNSLNDMTEVSNRNYQSYKEAQKKYDDILNVDLETGLWNKKEFYEQFTRLLYETVRHEETIVLACFSIDGLDNIISEFGIIAAEEIMLKFTEVLRRTTRREDIIARFDNNQFMVAFNRMNIKLYDKKVDEIRSFVDKNELEYNGMIIKYTISVGISYTAYKKNYHIEGMDKEIAPVLLALHNAKRRGYASLFVHPTLIKR, from the coding sequence ATGAATGAAAATATTTTAGTAGTAGAACATAGAACAGACCTTTTAGACAGATTTGTCGATATTTTAAGGGCTAGACATTATAATCCTATAGCTACAAAATCACGTTCGCAGGCTGTTAATATATCGAATGAAAGTACATTAGACCTAATACTTTTAGATGCTGATATAGGAGACTCGCAGGGACTTCAGCTTCTTGATACTTTCAAAAATCAGGATTCTACTAAAGGTACTCCTATTATTCTTTTAAGTACGCCTTACAGGAAAATGGAGTTTATAGAAGAAGCATTAAATCTTGGAATTGACGGTCTTATATTTATACCTTTCGATGAAATGGAGCTTATTGTAAGAGTTAATAGCTGTCTTAAATACAGAAGATTATATTTAGAGCATCAGAAATTAATTAAGCAGGCCGATTATCTTCAAAACTCTTTAAATGATATGACAGAAGTTTCAAATAGAAATTATCAGTCATATAAGGAAGCTCAAAAAAAATATGATGATATATTAAATGTAGATTTGGAAACAGGACTTTGGAATAAAAAAGAGTTTTATGAACAATTTACAAGACTGCTTTATGAAACAGTAAGACATGAAGAAACTATTGTTCTGGCATGCTTTTCTATAGACGGACTTGACAATATTATTAGCGAATTCGGAATTATAGCGGCCGAAGAGATTATGCTAAAATTCACTGAAGTGCTAAGAAGAACTACTAGAAGAGAAGATATAATCGCTAGATTTGACAATAACCAATTTATGGTAGCTTTCAATAGAATGAATATAAAATTATACGACAAAAAGGTAGATGAAATAAGAAGCTTTGTAGATAAAAATGAATTAGAATATAACGGAATGATAATTAAATATACAATATCAGTTGGAATATCATATACAGCCTACAAAAAAAATTATCATATAGAAGGTATGGATAAGGAAATAGCACCTGTACTTTTAGCACTACATAATGCCAAAAGAAGAGGATATGCTAGTTTATTTGTACACCCTACCCTTATAAAAAGGTAA